The following proteins are encoded in a genomic region of [Eubacterium] hominis:
- the brnQ gene encoding branched-chain amino acid transport system II carrier protein produces MEKLNLKQILSVSLTLFAIFFGAGNMIFPPAMGQLAGTNYFSALIGFILTDAGIAILGVTAVVLVGNSMSDLGALISKKFALILSVGVYLLIGPLFALPRTGSVSFELAALPYINTDYKMLFSLLFTGAFFGITYYLSSNPNKIVDIVGKYLTPFLLLSILAIFIATIVNINTNGGGSVLGNAAMPKDKYAAIPLFQGMIEGYNALDGPAGLAFAIIVINAIKNYGIKEKKNIAKYTILSGLGAAFFLAVVYFMLTYVGARTMIPFDNGGALLHSVTSHLFGGVGGVILGIAVLFACLTTSIGLTTSFSDYFHTILPNISYKKIAAIVCVFSFIISNVGLSQLIEISLPILIMIYPVTVSLILLSFCKKLIKTKRSVYILGMLFTFAASFINGLDSAGIQIAFISNAVHHLPFYDLSLGWIIPFMFGSLLGFLPIFEFMNKHNEQLETM; encoded by the coding sequence ATGGAGAAACTTAATTTAAAACAAATACTATCCGTTTCACTGACTTTATTTGCGATTTTTTTTGGCGCAGGAAATATGATTTTTCCTCCAGCAATGGGGCAACTTGCGGGAACAAATTACTTTAGTGCATTAATAGGCTTTATACTTACAGATGCTGGAATCGCAATATTAGGAGTAACAGCTGTTGTATTGGTTGGAAATTCTATGAGCGATTTAGGGGCATTAATCAGTAAAAAATTTGCATTAATTTTATCTGTGGGAGTGTATTTATTAATTGGTCCTTTATTCGCTTTACCAAGAACGGGTAGCGTTTCATTTGAATTAGCAGCACTGCCTTACATAAATACTGATTATAAAATGCTGTTTTCGCTTTTATTTACAGGCGCTTTTTTTGGCATTACGTATTATTTGAGCAGTAATCCAAACAAAATAGTAGATATCGTAGGTAAATATCTGACACCATTTTTATTATTGAGCATTTTGGCTATTTTCATTGCCACAATCGTAAATATCAATACAAATGGGGGAGGCAGTGTATTAGGAAATGCTGCAATGCCAAAAGATAAATATGCGGCTATTCCATTATTTCAAGGGATGATCGAAGGATATAATGCATTAGATGGCCCTGCTGGTTTAGCATTTGCAATCATTGTGATTAATGCTATTAAAAACTATGGTATAAAAGAGAAAAAGAATATTGCAAAATATACAATATTATCAGGTTTAGGAGCTGCTTTCTTTCTTGCTGTTGTCTACTTTATGCTAACTTATGTAGGGGCAAGAACAATGATACCTTTTGATAATGGTGGCGCATTATTACATTCAGTAACAAGTCATTTATTTGGCGGTGTGGGAGGCGTTATTTTAGGGATAGCTGTATTATTTGCTTGTTTAACAACCTCCATAGGATTAACTACTTCATTTTCTGATTACTTTCATACTATCCTTCCAAATATTTCTTATAAGAAAATTGCCGCAATTGTTTGCGTATTTAGCTTTATCATTTCTAATGTTGGCTTAAGCCAGTTAATCGAAATCAGCTTGCCAATTCTGATTATGATCTATCCGGTGACTGTTTCATTGATACTTTTATCTTTTTGTAAAAAATTGATTAAAACAAAAAGGTCTGTGTATATTCTAGGAATGTTGTTTACTTTTGCTGCTTCATTTATCAATGGTCTGGATAGTGCAGGCATTCAAATTGCTTTTATATCCAATGCAGTACATCATCTTCCTTTTTATGATTTAAGTTTAGGATGGATAATTCCGTTTATGTTTGGAAGTCTACTTGGCTTTTTACCAATCTTTGAATTTATGAATAAACATAATGAGCAGTTAGAAACTATGTAG
- the rpsL gene encoding 30S ribosomal protein S12, with protein MPTINQLIRKGREQSVKLSKSPALNRGYNSLKRRPTNLSAPQKRGVCTRVGTMTPKKPNSALRKYARVRLSNGMEVTAYIPGIGHNLQEHSVVMIRGGRVKDLPGVRYHIIRGTLDCAGVANRNQSRSLYGAKKPKEAKKK; from the coding sequence ATGCCAACAATTAACCAATTAATTCGTAAAGGTCGTGAACAGAGCGTGAAGCTTTCTAAGTCACCAGCTCTGAATAGAGGATATAACTCCTTAAAGAGACGCCCTACTAACTTAAGCGCACCTCAGAAACGTGGTGTTTGTACACGTGTCGGAACAATGACACCTAAGAAACCAAACTCTGCGTTACGTAAATATGCCCGTGTTCGTTTAAGTAATGGAATGGAAGTTACAGCTTATATTCCAGGTATCGGTCATAACTTACAGGAACACAGTGTTGTTATGATTCGTGGAGGACGTGTTAAGGACCTGCCAGGTGTTCGTTACCATATTATTCGTGGTACATTGGACTGTGCTGGTGTGGCAAACCGTAATCAGAGTCGTTCTCTGTACGGTGCTAAAAAACCAAAAGAAGCTAAAAAGAAATAG
- the rpsG gene encoding 30S ribosomal protein S7: MPRKGHVAKRDVLVDPIYNSKLVTRLINKIMIDGKRGVAQKILYNAFDIIEVKTNEKPMEVFEKALENVMPLLELKVRRVGGANYQVPVEVSAERRLTLGLRWIVNYARLRNEKTMEQRLAAEIMDAANGTGASVKKREDTHKMAEANKAFAHYRW, translated from the coding sequence ATGCCTAGAAAAGGACATGTAGCGAAACGTGATGTATTAGTTGATCCAATTTACAACTCCAAGCTGGTTACTCGTTTAATCAACAAAATCATGATTGATGGTAAAAGAGGGGTTGCTCAGAAGATCCTTTACAATGCGTTTGATATTATTGAAGTAAAAACAAATGAAAAACCAATGGAAGTTTTCGAAAAAGCATTAGAAAACGTTATGCCATTGTTAGAACTAAAAGTTCGTCGTGTTGGTGGTGCTAACTACCAGGTCCCAGTAGAAGTATCTGCTGAAAGACGTTTGACATTAGGTCTTCGTTGGATCGTTAACTACGCACGTTTAAGAAACGAAAAGACAATGGAGCAAAGATTAGCTGCAGAAATTATGGATGCTGCTAATGGAACTGGAGCATCTGTTAAAAAACGTGAAGACACTCACAAAATGGCAGAAGCTAATAAAGCATTTGCTCACTACCGCTGGTAA
- the fusA gene encoding elongation factor G produces MPRQYSLEKTRNIGIMAHIDAGKTTTTERILYYTGVNHKIGETHDGASTMDWMAQEQERGITITSAATTAAWKGHRINIIDTPGHVDFTVEVERSLRVLDGAVTVLDAKAGVEPQTETVWRQATTYGVPRIVFCNKMDATGADFLMSCRTIVDRLGAKSCPIQLPIGAESTFTGIVDIIERKAEIYTNDLGTEIQISEVPEDLKDLCEEYRGKLLEYLADYDEEFMMQVLEGEEPSIDEIKRVLRIAVCAGDFFPVLCGSAYKNKGVQMVLDAVVDYLPSPLDIPAIKGTLEDGTEVERHASDEEPFSALAFKIATDPFVGKLSYFRVYSGTAKSGSYILNSTKGKRERFGRIVQMHANSRKEIEEVYAGDIAAAVGLKVTTTGDSLCAEDHPVVLESMEFPEPVIELSLEPKTKADQDKMGLALAKLAEEDPTFKTYTDQETGQTIIAGVGELHLDIIVDRLRREFKVEANVGQPMVAYRETIREAADCEGKYIKQSGGRGQYGHVWIKFEPQEEGKGFEFVDATVGGSVPREYIKPTAEGLEDALQNGIIAGYPVIDIKATLFDGSYHDVDSSEMAYKIAASMALKAAAKKCKPVILEPVMEVEVTAPNEYLGSVMGDVSSRRGAIIDQEERGNAIIVKAHIPLSEMFGYVTDLRSFTQGRGNYSMKFDHYSEVPKSIAEKIVKNNSSEN; encoded by the coding sequence ATGCCACGTCAATATTCATTAGAAAAGACTCGTAACATTGGTATCATGGCTCATATCGATGCTGGTAAAACAACAACAACAGAACGTATCCTGTATTATACAGGTGTTAACCACAAAATTGGTGAAACTCATGATGGAGCTTCAACAATGGACTGGATGGCACAGGAACAGGAACGTGGTATTACGATTACATCTGCTGCAACAACTGCAGCATGGAAAGGTCACCGTATCAACATTATCGATACTCCGGGCCACGTTGACTTCACTGTAGAAGTTGAACGTTCTCTGCGTGTATTAGATGGTGCGGTAACTGTATTGGATGCAAAAGCTGGTGTAGAACCTCAGACAGAAACTGTTTGGCGTCAGGCAACAACTTATGGTGTTCCAAGAATCGTATTCTGTAACAAGATGGATGCAACTGGTGCTGACTTCTTGATGAGCTGTAGAACAATCGTTGATCGTTTAGGTGCTAAGAGCTGCCCTATTCAGTTGCCAATCGGTGCAGAATCAACATTCACTGGTATCGTAGATATCATTGAACGTAAAGCTGAAATTTATACAAATGATTTAGGTACAGAAATTCAGATTTCTGAAGTACCTGAAGATTTAAAAGACCTGTGTGAAGAATATCGTGGTAAACTGCTGGAATACCTTGCAGATTACGACGAAGAATTCATGATGCAGGTATTAGAAGGTGAAGAACCAAGCATTGACGAAATCAAACGTGTATTACGTATTGCTGTTTGTGCTGGTGATTTCTTCCCTGTATTATGTGGATCAGCATACAAGAACAAAGGTGTTCAGATGGTTCTGGATGCAGTTGTTGACTACTTGCCTTCTCCATTAGATATTCCTGCAATTAAGGGTACTTTGGAAGATGGTACAGAAGTAGAACGTCATGCAAGTGATGAAGAACCATTCTCTGCATTGGCATTCAAAATTGCTACTGACCCATTCGTTGGTAAGTTATCATACTTCCGTGTATACTCAGGTACTGCAAAATCAGGAAGTTATATCTTAAACTCAACAAAAGGTAAGAGAGAACGTTTTGGACGTATCGTACAGATGCATGCAAACTCTCGTAAAGAAATCGAAGAAGTTTATGCAGGTGATATTGCTGCAGCAGTAGGTTTAAAGGTAACTACTACCGGAGATTCTCTGTGTGCTGAAGATCATCCTGTTGTACTGGAAAGCATGGAATTCCCAGAACCAGTTATTGAATTATCTCTGGAACCAAAAACAAAAGCTGACCAGGATAAAATGGGACTTGCTCTTGCAAAACTTGCAGAAGAAGACCCTACATTCAAAACTTACACTGATCAGGAAACAGGTCAGACAATTATCGCTGGTGTTGGTGAACTTCACCTGGATATTATCGTTGACCGTCTGCGTCGTGAATTTAAGGTAGAAGCTAACGTTGGTCAGCCAATGGTTGCTTACCGTGAAACAATTCGTGAAGCTGCTGATTGTGAAGGAAAATACATCAAACAGTCTGGTGGACGTGGTCAGTATGGTCACGTATGGATCAAATTTGAGCCTCAAGAAGAAGGTAAAGGATTTGAATTCGTTGACGCAACTGTTGGTGGTAGTGTTCCTCGTGAATATATCAAACCAACTGCTGAAGGTCTGGAAGATGCATTGCAGAATGGTATCATCGCTGGTTACCCAGTAATCGATATCAAAGCTACATTGTTTGATGGATCTTACCATGATGTCGATTCTAGTGAAATGGCTTATAAGATTGCTGCATCTATGGCTTTAAAAGCTGCTGCTAAGAAATGTAAACCAGTTATCCTAGAACCAGTTATGGAAGTTGAAGTAACTGCACCTAATGAATATTTAGGTAGCGTTATGGGTGACGTAAGTTCTCGTCGTGGTGCAATCATTGACCAGGAAGAAAGAGGAAATGCGATCATTGTTAAGGCACACATCCCATTATCTGAAATGTTTGGTTATGTAACTGACCTTCGTTCATTCACTCAGGGACGTGGAAATTACTCTATGAAATTCGATCATTATAGCGAAGTTCCTAAGAGTATTGCAGAAAAAATCGTTAAAAACAACAGTTCTGAAAATTAA
- the tuf gene encoding elongation factor Tu encodes MAKEKFDRSKTHVNIGTIGHVDHGKTTLTAAITNVLAKDGMAEAKAYDAIDGAPEEKERGITINTAHVEYQTDKRHYAHVDCPGHADYVKNMITGAAQMDGAILVVAASDGPMPQTREHILLARQVGVPYIVVFLNKCDMVDDEELIDLVEMEVRELLSEYGFDGDNAPVIRGSALKALEGDPKYVGAIHELMDAVDEYIPDPVRDTDKPFLMSVEDVMTITGRGTVATGRVERGVVKMGEEVEIVGIHDTRKTVITGLEMFRKQLEYAESGDNIGALLRGINRDEIQRGQVLAKPGTVHPHTKFKAQVYVLSKDEGGRHTPFVSNYRPQFYFRTTDVTGVITLPEGTDMCMPGDNVEMTVELIAPIAIENNTKFSIREGGRTVGSGNVTEIIE; translated from the coding sequence ATGGCTAAAGAAAAATTTGACCGTTCCAAAACACATGTTAACATTGGAACTATCGGACACGTTGACCACGGTAAAACAACTTTAACTGCTGCAATCACAAACGTACTTGCAAAAGACGGTATGGCTGAAGCAAAAGCTTACGATGCAATCGATGGTGCTCCAGAAGAAAAAGAACGTGGTATCACAATTAACACTGCTCACGTTGAGTATCAGACAGACAAACGTCACTATGCACACGTTGACTGCCCAGGTCACGCTGACTACGTTAAGAACATGATCACTGGTGCTGCTCAGATGGATGGTGCTATCCTTGTAGTTGCTGCATCTGATGGTCCTATGCCTCAGACTCGTGAGCACATCTTACTTGCTCGTCAGGTAGGTGTTCCTTACATCGTTGTATTCTTGAACAAATGCGACATGGTTGATGATGAAGAATTAATCGACCTTGTTGAAATGGAAGTTCGTGAATTATTAAGCGAATACGGATTCGACGGAGATAACGCTCCAGTTATCCGTGGTTCTGCATTGAAGGCTCTTGAAGGAGATCCTAAATATGTTGGTGCTATCCACGAATTAATGGATGCTGTTGACGAATATATCCCAGATCCAGTTCGTGACACTGATAAACCATTCTTGATGTCTGTAGAAGACGTTATGACTATCACAGGACGTGGTACAGTTGCTACTGGCCGTGTTGAACGTGGTGTTGTTAAGATGGGTGAAGAAGTTGAAATCGTTGGTATCCACGACACTCGTAAAACAGTTATCACTGGATTGGAAATGTTCCGTAAACAGTTGGAATATGCTGAATCAGGTGACAACATTGGTGCATTGTTACGTGGTATCAACCGTGATGAAATCCAGCGTGGACAGGTTCTTGCTAAACCAGGAACAGTACACCCTCACACAAAATTCAAAGCTCAGGTTTATGTATTGAGCAAAGATGAAGGTGGACGTCACACTCCATTCGTATCTAACTACCGTCCTCAGTTCTACTTCCGTACAACTGACGTAACTGGTGTTATCACATTACCAGAAGGAACTGATATGTGTATGCCTGGAGATAACGTAGAAATGACTGTTGAATTGATTGCTCCAATCGCTATCGAAAACAACACTAAATTCTCTATCCGTGAAGGTGGACGTACAGTAGGTTCAGGTAACGTTACTGAAATCATCGAGTAA
- a CDS encoding energy-coupled thiamine transporter ThiT: protein MKKLTTLDLVYMAFYAALFMVLDYFTNMIPFLKMPNGGSIGVSTIALIVCSYHLGWIKGTIVGLVSVLIQFVTGPMYIPQLLGFLMDYLIAFSVYGLASLFPNYKYFYSGILITNFLRFASHTIGGVIVWETTWWGSIIYNAPYMIATTIVGMIVVPILVERLHLNKEKTA from the coding sequence ATGAAAAAATTGACAACATTAGATTTGGTTTATATGGCATTTTATGCTGCATTATTCATGGTGCTTGATTATTTTACAAATATGATTCCTTTCTTGAAGATGCCAAATGGTGGTTCTATTGGCGTATCGACAATTGCGTTGATCGTTTGCAGTTATCATTTAGGATGGATCAAAGGAACCATCGTTGGACTTGTTTCTGTATTGATTCAGTTTGTGACAGGTCCAATGTATATCCCACAGTTATTGGGATTCCTAATGGATTACTTAATCGCATTTAGTGTATATGGTTTGGCTAGCTTATTTCCAAATTATAAGTATTTCTATTCTGGAATTCTAATTACCAATTTCCTGCGTTTTGCAAGTCATACCATTGGTGGTGTGATAGTATGGGAAACAACATGGTGGGGTTCCATTATATACAATGCGCCATATATGATTGCAACAACGATAGTCGGAATGATCGTTGTGCCAATTTTAGTAGAGCGTCTGCATTTAAACAAAGAAAAAACAGCGTAA
- a CDS encoding methionine adenosyltransferase: MLNRQFFTSESVTEGHPDKICDQISDAVLDAILEKDPMARVACETCCTTGMVMIMGEISTNCYVDIPSIARNTILEIGYDRAKYGFDGTTCSVLTSIDEQSSDIAMGVDHSLETKEGGEENNGAGDQGMMFGYACDETPEYMPMSISLAHRLAKQLTKIRKDGIVDYLRPDGKTQVTVEYIDDKPTRVDTIVISTQHSDTVSLDTIRKDLKEYVIDVIIDPKMIDEDTKIYINPTGRFVIGGPQGDSGLTGRKIIVDTYGGMARHGGGAFSGKDPTKVDRSAAYAARYVAKNIVAAGLAKRCEIQLAYAIGIAHPVSILVDTFGTGKLKDEEISEIVRKEFDLRPTAIIKTLDLRKPQYKQLAAYGHFGRDDLNVKWEDTTPAQELKKYLK; this comes from the coding sequence ATGCTAAATAGACAATTTTTTACTTCTGAGTCTGTAACAGAAGGACATCCTGATAAAATATGTGATCAGATTTCAGATGCAGTATTAGATGCAATTTTAGAAAAAGATCCAATGGCACGAGTTGCTTGTGAAACATGCTGTACAACGGGTATGGTGATGATCATGGGAGAAATATCTACAAATTGTTACGTTGACATTCCAAGTATCGCAAGAAATACGATTTTGGAAATTGGATATGATAGAGCGAAATATGGCTTTGATGGAACGACTTGTTCTGTTTTAACTTCAATTGATGAACAGTCTTCTGATATTGCCATGGGTGTTGATCACTCTCTAGAAACAAAAGAAGGCGGAGAAGAAAACAATGGCGCAGGGGATCAGGGAATGATGTTTGGATATGCCTGCGATGAAACACCTGAATATATGCCAATGTCTATTTCCCTTGCCCACAGACTTGCTAAACAGTTGACAAAAATTCGTAAGGATGGAATTGTAGACTATCTTCGTCCTGATGGGAAAACACAGGTTACGGTGGAATATATTGATGATAAACCTACACGTGTAGATACGATTGTTATTTCAACACAACATTCCGATACAGTTTCTTTAGATACAATTCGTAAAGATTTAAAGGAGTATGTGATAGATGTCATCATAGATCCTAAAATGATAGATGAAGATACAAAGATTTATATTAATCCAACAGGACGCTTTGTAATAGGTGGACCTCAAGGGGATAGTGGTTTAACAGGAAGAAAAATAATTGTAGATACATATGGTGGTATGGCACGTCATGGTGGTGGAGCATTTTCTGGAAAGGATCCTACAAAAGTAGACCGTAGTGCTGCTTATGCCGCTCGTTATGTTGCAAAAAATATTGTTGCTGCAGGCTTGGCTAAACGATGCGAAATTCAACTTGCATATGCAATTGGTATTGCACATCCTGTAAGTATTCTTGTTGATACCTTTGGCACAGGAAAATTAAAAGATGAAGAAATTTCAGAAATTGTTAGAAAAGAATTTGATTTACGTCCTACCGCAATTATAAAAACTTTAGATTTAAGAAAACCTCAGTATAAACAACTTGCCGCATATGGGCATTTTGGAAGAGATGATTTAAATGTAAAATGGGAAGATACAACACCAGCACAGGAATTGAAGAAATATTTGAAATAA
- a CDS encoding histidinol-phosphatase HisJ family protein: protein MHADYHIHSSFSDDSTYPMEDIIKKAITIGLDEICFTEHVDHGVKSYDSDFYKDYHDEFLRCKGKYQNQIKIKFGIEYGIQTHTIEQYQQDFYRNDFDFVILSCHQINDMEFWTQDFQKGKTQKEYNLAYYEEIYQVMNKYKNYSVLGHLDAIKRDDLEGVYPYKETKDILEKILKLAIKDGKGIEINTSNERYGLSDFTSCKDILLLYKQLGGEIITFGSDTHKEEHVGYHIKEMRKELKRLGFTKFCTYERMEPHFHEL, encoded by the coding sequence ATGCATGCTGACTATCATATACACTCAAGTTTTAGTGATGACTCTACATATCCTATGGAAGATATAATAAAAAAAGCAATTACCATAGGTTTAGATGAAATATGTTTTACTGAGCATGTGGATCATGGAGTTAAAAGCTATGATTCTGATTTTTATAAGGATTATCATGATGAGTTTTTAAGATGTAAAGGAAAGTATCAAAATCAAATAAAAATAAAATTTGGAATTGAATATGGAATACAAACACATACAATTGAACAATATCAACAGGACTTTTATCGCAATGATTTTGATTTTGTTATACTATCCTGCCATCAGATTAATGATATGGAATTTTGGACACAGGATTTTCAGAAAGGGAAAACACAAAAAGAATATAATCTAGCCTATTATGAAGAAATTTATCAAGTAATGAATAAATATAAGAATTATAGTGTGTTAGGGCATCTGGATGCAATCAAACGCGATGATCTTGAGGGAGTTTACCCTTATAAAGAAACAAAAGATATATTGGAGAAGATATTAAAGCTTGCTATTAAGGATGGAAAGGGTATTGAAATAAACACTAGCAATGAACGTTATGGTTTATCAGATTTCACTTCATGTAAGGATATCCTATTACTTTATAAACAATTAGGGGGAGAAATTATTACGTTTGGAAGTGATACACATAAAGAGGAGCATGTAGGATATCATATTAAAGAGATGAGAAAAGAATTAAAAAGATTAGGATTTACTAAGTTTTGTACATATGAACGTATGGAGCCACATTTTCACGAACTATAG
- the rpsJ gene encoding 30S ribosomal protein S10, whose amino-acid sequence MAKKNSVRIRLKAYEHRILDASAEKIVQAAQAHGAKKIVGPVPLPTEKQVVTILRAVHKYKDSREQFEIRTHKRLIEIVGPTAETIDSLSRLELPSGVDIEIKL is encoded by the coding sequence ATGGCAAAGAAAAATAGCGTAAGAATTCGCTTAAAAGCCTACGAACACAGAATCTTAGATGCATCAGCAGAAAAGATCGTTCAGGCAGCACAAGCTCACGGTGCTAAAAAAATTGTTGGACCTGTACCTCTTCCAACTGAAAAGCAGGTAGTAACTATCCTGCGTGCGGTACACAAGTACAAAGATTCTCGTGAACAATTCGAGATCAGAACTCACAAACGTTTAATTGAGATCGTCGGACCTACAGCAGAAACAATCGACTCACTGAGCCGTCTGGAACTGCCAAGTGGTGTGGACATCGAAATTAAGCTGTAA
- the rplC gene encoding 50S ribosomal protein L3, producing the protein MKGILGRKLGMTQVFTEDGTLIPVTVVEACPNVVLQKKTVENDGYEAVQLGFEDIKETRSTKPNTGHAAKANTAPKRFMKEVRNSEFAEMNLGDEVKVDIFAAGETVDVIGTSKGKGFMGTIVRNNAKIGPKSHGSGHHRHIGSLATNGITSRQGKILKGTVMAGQEGGYRTTNKNLTVIKVDVENNYLLIKGNVPGPKRGLVMVRSAKTSKGNSEPVTLVDYTKEEE; encoded by the coding sequence ATGAAAGGTATTCTAGGACGTAAACTTGGTATGACTCAGGTTTTTACTGAAGACGGAACTTTAATTCCAGTCACAGTAGTAGAAGCTTGCCCAAATGTTGTATTACAGAAAAAGACAGTGGAAAACGATGGATACGAAGCTGTTCAGTTAGGTTTTGAAGACATTAAAGAAACACGCAGTACAAAACCAAACACTGGTCACGCTGCGAAAGCAAATACAGCTCCAAAAAGATTCATGAAAGAAGTTCGCAACAGTGAATTTGCTGAAATGAATTTAGGCGATGAAGTTAAAGTAGACATCTTCGCTGCTGGAGAAACAGTTGACGTAATCGGAACCAGCAAAGGTAAAGGGTTCATGGGTACAATTGTTCGTAACAATGCGAAAATTGGTCCTAAGAGCCACGGTTCAGGACACCACAGACACATCGGTTCTCTTGCTACAAACGGTATTACTTCTAGACAGGGTAAAATCTTAAAGGGAACAGTTATGGCTGGTCAAGAAGGTGGATACAGAACCACTAACAAAAACCTTACAGTTATTAAGGTTGATGTTGAAAACAATTACTTATTGATCAAAGGAAATGTGCCTGGACCAAAACGTGGATTGGTAATGGTACGTTCTGCAAAAACTTCTAAAGGAAACAGCGAACCTGTAACTTTAGTAGATTACACGAAAGAGGAGGAATAA
- the rplD gene encoding 50S ribosomal protein L4: MPKMVVLSQTGQELHEITLADSVFGIEPNQQCIFDAIVMQRASTRQGTHDTKTRTEVRGGGRKPWRQKGTGRARQGSIRATQWRGGGIVFGPTPRSYSYKLNKKVRRLALKSVLSEKVAENAMSVVDKFELEAPKTKAFNEIIANINAPKKTLFVVSEGEDFENAFLSMRNIPTMMMLTADGINVYDIVNANKIVFTEAAVKDVEEALA, encoded by the coding sequence ATGCCTAAGATGGTCGTATTAAGCCAAACTGGTCAAGAGTTACACGAAATCACTCTTGCCGATTCAGTATTTGGCATCGAGCCAAATCAGCAATGTATTTTCGATGCTATCGTAATGCAGCGCGCATCAACTCGTCAGGGAACTCACGACACTAAGACTCGTACAGAAGTACGTGGTGGTGGACGTAAGCCATGGCGTCAGAAAGGAACTGGACGTGCTCGTCAGGGTTCTATCCGTGCTACACAGTGGAGAGGCGGAGGTATCGTATTCGGACCAACTCCTAGAAGCTACAGCTACAAACTGAACAAAAAAGTTCGTCGTTTGGCATTAAAATCAGTATTATCTGAAAAAGTTGCTGAAAACGCAATGAGCGTTGTAGATAAATTTGAATTAGAAGCTCCTAAGACAAAAGCTTTCAATGAAATTATCGCTAACATCAACGCACCTAAGAAAACATTATTTGTAGTATCTGAAGGTGAAGATTTTGAAAATGCATTCTTGAGCATGAGAAACATCCCAACAATGATGATGTTGACTGCTGATGGAATTAATGTTTACGATATCGTAAATGCTAACAAAATCGTCTTTACAGAAGCTGCTGTAAAAGATGTTGAGGAGGCACTTGCATAA
- the rplW gene encoding 50S ribosomal protein L23, with protein sequence MDNYKDIIVRPIITEKTMRYMDENNVVTFEVKKGTNKVLVKQAVEKIFGVDVENVNIVNVKPKEKRMGRYVGKTKAVRKAYVKIAKGQDIDLFGSDEEAK encoded by the coding sequence ATGGATAACTATAAAGATATTATCGTTCGCCCAATCATTACTGAAAAGACAATGAGATACATGGACGAAAACAATGTGGTAACATTTGAAGTTAAAAAAGGAACTAACAAAGTTCTTGTAAAACAGGCCGTAGAAAAAATCTTCGGTGTGGATGTTGAAAATGTAAATATCGTTAACGTAAAACCTAAAGAAAAAAGAATGGGTAGATACGTTGGTAAAACAAAAGCTGTTCGTAAAGCATATGTGAAAATCGCTAAAGGACAGGACATCGATTTATTTGGCTCTGACGAAGAAGCTAAGTAA